Part of the Theropithecus gelada isolate Dixy unplaced genomic scaffold, Tgel_1.0 HiC_scaffold_16221, whole genome shotgun sequence genome is shown below.
GGGGTGTTTACTCAAtaccataaaaagaagaaagccatGAGGGTGGCGGAGTATCGCCACTTGGCAAACAGTAAAAAATATCAGACTCCACCACACCGGAATTTTAGAGATTTGGAGCGACAATACTGGAAGAGCCACCCCAGTAATTCAGCAATTTATGGTGCTGATATTAGTGGCTCCTTGTTTGAAGAAAACACTAAACAGTGGAACCTACGACACCTGGGAACAATTCTGGACCTGCTGGAGCAGGAATGTGGGGTTGTCATCGAGGGTGTCAACACACCCTACCTGTACTTTGGCATGTGGAAGACCACGTTCGCTTGGCACACGGAGGACATGGATCTTTACAGCATCAACTACCTGCACCTTGGGGAGCCCAAAACATGGTATGCAGTGCCCCCAGAACATAGTCAGCGCCTGGAACGTCTGGCCAGGGAGCTCTTCCCGGACACTTCTCGGGGCTGTGAGGGCTTCCTGCGGCACAAGGTGGCCCTCATCTCGCCAACAGTTCTCAAAAAGAATGGGATCCCCTTCAATCGCatgactcaggaggctggggagttCATGGTGACCTTTCCCTATGGCTACCACGCTGGCTTCAACCATGGCTTCAACTGCGCAGAGGCCATCAACTTTGCCACTCCACGATGGATTGATTATGGCAAAGTAGCTTCACAGTGTAGCTGTGGGGAGGCGAGGGTGACCTTTTCCATGGACGCCTTCGTGCGCATCCTGCAACCAGAGAGCTATGAGCTCTGGAAACACAGGCAAGACTTGGCCATTGTGGATCACACAGAGCCCAGGGTTGCAAAAAGCCAAGAGCTGAGCAACTGGAGAGATGATATAGTACTTAGAAGAGCTGCTCTGGGCCTGAGGCTTCTCCCAAACCTCACAGCCCGGTGTCCCACACAGCCTGTGTCCCCAGGGCACTGTTACAACCCAAAAGGTTGTGGCACTGATGCTGTGCCTGGATCTGCATTCCAAAGCTCTGCATATCATACCCACACCCAGTCACTTACCCTGGGGATATCAGCCCAGGTTCTTCTCCCTTCCACTGGAAGCTGGGGTTCTTGTGGTCGTGGTCATGGTCGTGGTCGTGGTCGTGGTCGTGGTCGTGGTCGTTGTCCTCGAGAACTGGGGACTAAGGAGACAACTGTTCAGCCTGTATCCAAGAGGCGCCTTTTAACGGGTACAAGGAATAGAGCTCGAGGCCGCAGGCCTCAGCTCCAGCTTGACAATGATTTGATGACAAATCCGTCCTTTTGAGTGGTGGCCTTCCACATCTTGCCAAGGGTTCTGGCTGCTGCTGTGTCcctgatcttcaactcctgaggCCCCCACTGGATCCTGATGAAACCATGCACCCTGGCCCATGCCTGCTATTGCTCAACAGCACTACTAGTAATCTCCCTGATGTTGTCTGAATGACTCCTCCCAATGTCATTGTGCCTTTGATTAAGTTTTCCAGGGACACTGGTGGGGACTGGAAATCCCTGGTGAACATGGGCAAGGTTGTAGCAGTGGACCACTCTTATGGCTCTAGGGTTCTGACCCCAACTAAGTTTTCCAGAATCTCCTGGGCTCCTGAGTCATCTGCTGGGGCTAAAGACAGGCAGAGATACATCACTGAGTTTGGGGATATTTTCCTCTAATGCATGATCAATCCTCTGGACGCATGGTTATGGAATATGGTGACAAATGTCAGTGTCTCTCTCATCCCAACCTCAGGATCAAAGAAGATTCTTGCCAAGGACAGTTGTAGCCTGGGCCTCTGCTCAGTGAAGATTCTTTAC
Proteins encoded:
- the LOC112617415 gene encoding lysine-specific demethylase 4E, encoding MKSAHSDPQNTSHTIMTFYPTMEEFTDFNKYVAYMESQGAHRAGLAKVIPPKEWKARQMYDDIGDILIATPLQQVTSGQAGVFTQYHKKKKAMRVAEYRHLANSKKYQTPPHRNFRDLERQYWKSHPSNSAIYGADISGSLFEENTKQWNLRHLGTILDLLEQECGVVIEGVNTPYLYFGMWKTTFAWHTEDMDLYSINYLHLGEPKTWYAVPPEHSQRLERLARELFPDTSRGCEGFLRHKVALISPTVLKKNGIPFNRMTQEAGEFMVTFPYGYHAGFNHGFNCAEAINFATPRWIDYGKVASQCSCGEARVTFSMDAFVRILQPESYELWKHRQDLAIVDHTEPRVAKSQELSNWRDDIVLRRAALGLRLLPNLTARCPTQPVSPGHCYNPKGCGTDAVPGSAFQSSAYHTHTQSLTLGISAQVLLPSTGSWGSCGRGHGRGRGRGRGRGRCPRELGTKETTVQPVSKRRLLTGTRNRARGRRPQLQLDNDLMTNPSF